In one Nostoc sp. KVJ3 genomic region, the following are encoded:
- a CDS encoding polysaccharide deacetylase family protein, whose translation MENNKSFLWPEGILIALLALGGVFSLAFMMLLRPNASEAQIRQNIDIKDVAANVGTQQRIEKLKAAMLTSWQQEAQTKGLAYAVPTRFQGAIIEEAKLTQGQKVIALTFDDGPWPETTEQVLDILKSNNIKGTFFVVGQNLKNFPEIGKKIVTQGHVIANHTWHHWYHFFNQEAAAYEIDRTTDLIYQITGAKTNLFRPPGGMLHNGLSAYAKGQKYAVIMWSADSTDYKLPPVPKLIDNVIKDSKPGGIVLMHDGGGNRSRTVQALPEIISNFRKQGYRFVTIPELLEMEDADKKLLAKKK comes from the coding sequence GTGGAAAACAATAAGTCGTTTTTGTGGCCAGAAGGAATATTAATTGCACTGCTTGCTTTAGGTGGTGTTTTTAGCCTTGCTTTTATGATGCTTCTAAGGCCAAATGCTTCGGAAGCTCAGATTAGACAAAATATAGATATCAAAGATGTAGCTGCAAACGTAGGAACTCAGCAGCGCATTGAGAAATTAAAAGCAGCAATGCTTACAAGTTGGCAACAAGAAGCACAAACAAAGGGTTTAGCCTATGCTGTGCCGACACGTTTTCAAGGAGCCATAATTGAAGAGGCAAAACTTACTCAGGGTCAAAAAGTGATTGCTCTAACTTTTGATGATGGCCCTTGGCCTGAAACTACAGAGCAAGTATTAGATATTCTGAAATCAAATAATATCAAAGGAACGTTTTTTGTTGTTGGGCAGAATCTAAAAAATTTTCCAGAAATAGGAAAGAAAATTGTAACTCAAGGTCACGTCATTGCTAACCATACTTGGCATCACTGGTATCACTTCTTTAATCAAGAAGCGGCAGCTTATGAAATTGACCGCACAACAGACCTAATTTATCAAATTACAGGTGCTAAAACAAATCTGTTCCGACCGCCTGGTGGTATGCTGCACAATGGATTATCTGCTTATGCGAAAGGACAGAAGTATGCTGTAATCATGTGGTCGGCTGACTCCACAGACTACAAATTACCACCTGTACCAAAGTTGATCGATAACGTAATTAAAGATTCCAAACCTGGTGGTATTGTACTAATGCATGATGGTGGTGGAAACCGTTCAAGAACTGTACAAGCTTTACCAGAAATTATTAGCAATTTTAGAAAACAAGGCTATCGCTTTGTGACTATTCCAGAACTTTTAGAAATGGAAGATGCAGATAAAAAGCTGCTTGCTAAGAAAAAGTAA
- the gltB gene encoding glutamate synthase large subunit has translation MNNQPMNQEQKITANINSRDTYQGQKWLVEERDACGVGFIAHRQNHTSHEILEKALAALTCLEHRGGCSADRDSGDGAGVLTAIPWDLFQQDFAKRGKEFPSINNMAVGMIFLPQDQEAAQKARMAVEQVATEEKLIVVGWRVVPVQSDLLGVQARENQPQIEQVLLASIDKSGDELERQLYITRRRISKVATNISEEFYICSLSSRTIVYKGMVRSAVLGEFYQDLKNPVYKSAFAVYHRRFSTNTMPKWPLAQPMRLLGHNGEINTLLGNINWMMAREASLNHPVWGDRIKELKPLVHIDNSDSATLDNVLELLVCSGRTPLEALMIMVPEAYQNQPSLNDFPEIVDFYEYYSGLQEAWDGPALLVFSDGKKVGATLDRNGLRPARYVITKDDYIVVASEAGVVNFPEADIVEKGRLGPGQMIAVDLVNHEVLKNWEIKQRIAKQHPYGEWLQEYRQELKSLVIGHPSLANGNGKGQMTSDKQTLLQLQTAFGYTTEDVEMVIHEMAKAGSEPTFCMGDDIPLAVLSTKPHLLYDYFKQRFAQVTNPAIDPLREKLVMSLKVELGERGNLLEPKAEYARRLKLESPVLTDGELEAIKLSGFATAELSTLFAIATGPEGLKAAVQSLQAQAAESVRAGAKILILSDKGNDGISPEDTYIPPLLAVGAVHHHLIREGLRMKTSLIVNTAQCWSTHHFACLIGYGAGAVCPYMALDTVRDWCVDPKTQKLMEVKKLPTLNVEEALGNYRKAVESGLLKILSKMGISLLSSYQAAQIFEAIGLGGDLIELGFRGTTSRIGGLSVSELADEVLSFHVKAFSELTTKKLENLGFVQYRPGGEYHMNSPEMVKALHKALDGKNYDHYEVYKKHLQGRPVTALRDLLDFQGDCTSIPLEEVESVAEIVKRFCTGGMSLGALSREAHETLAIAMNRIGGKSNSGEGGEDSVRYKVLDDVDESGHSPTLPHLKGLRNGDKAYSAIKQVASGRFGVTPAYLVNAQQIEIKIAQGAKPGEGGQLPGPKVSQYIAMLRRSKPGVTLISPPPHHDIYSIEDLAQLIFDLHQINPKAKVSVKLVSEVGIGTIAAGVAKANADIIQISGHDGGTGASPLSSIKHAGSPWELGLSEVHRVLMENSLRDRVILRVDGGLKSGWDVVIGALMGAEEFGFGSIAMIAEGCIMARVCHKNTCPVGVATQQEELRKRFTGIPEKVVNFFYFIAEEVRSLLALLGYRSLSEIIGRADLLKLRKEAKLTKTRSLNLDCLLNLPDTRDNRSWLVHEEVHSNGVVLDDKFLADPDIQTAIRDQSTVTKTYPIVNTDRTVGTRLAGAIASQYGDSDFEGQINLNFTGSVGQSFGAFNLPGIILTLEGEANDYVGKGMHGGEIIIKPPTDATYNASQNVIVGNTCLYGATGGVLFANGLAGERFAVRNSKGIAVIEGAGDHCCEYMTGGAIVVLGKVGRNVAAGMTGGLAYFLDEDDSFRELVNPEIVKIQRVISEVGAKQLQELIQTHAERTGSPKAKKILQNWQEFLPKFWQLVPPSEADSPEATPEKTTEFSLVTSH, from the coding sequence ATGAATAATCAACCAATGAATCAAGAGCAGAAAATCACAGCAAATATCAACTCAAGAGACACCTATCAGGGGCAAAAGTGGTTAGTAGAAGAACGAGATGCCTGTGGTGTCGGTTTTATTGCTCATCGTCAGAATCATACCAGCCACGAAATTCTAGAAAAAGCCTTAGCTGCTTTAACCTGCTTAGAACACCGGGGAGGTTGTAGCGCCGATCGAGACTCTGGTGATGGTGCTGGAGTATTGACAGCTATCCCTTGGGATTTGTTCCAACAAGACTTTGCCAAAAGGGGAAAGGAATTTCCATCCATCAATAATATGGCTGTGGGGATGATATTTCTACCACAAGACCAGGAAGCAGCACAAAAAGCTAGGATGGCTGTTGAGCAAGTAGCAACTGAAGAAAAATTGATTGTAGTGGGCTGGCGAGTAGTGCCAGTGCAATCTGATTTACTTGGTGTACAAGCAAGAGAAAATCAACCCCAGATTGAACAAGTTTTGTTAGCTTCTATTGACAAAAGTGGCGATGAATTAGAACGACAGTTGTATATTACCCGCCGCCGAATTAGTAAAGTTGCAACCAATATCTCAGAAGAATTTTATATCTGCTCTTTGTCAAGCCGGACAATTGTTTACAAAGGCATGGTGCGTTCTGCCGTATTGGGAGAATTTTATCAAGATTTAAAAAATCCGGTTTACAAAAGCGCCTTTGCTGTGTATCACCGCCGCTTTAGCACCAACACAATGCCGAAGTGGCCTTTAGCTCAACCGATGCGGCTTTTGGGTCACAACGGCGAAATCAATACCTTGTTGGGTAACATCAACTGGATGATGGCACGAGAAGCTAGCCTGAATCATCCTGTATGGGGCGATCGCATCAAGGAACTGAAACCTTTAGTTCATATTGATAACAGCGACTCCGCAACCCTAGATAACGTACTCGAATTACTGGTGTGTTCTGGACGCACCCCCTTGGAAGCTTTAATGATTATGGTTCCAGAGGCTTACCAAAATCAACCTTCTTTAAATGACTTCCCAGAAATTGTTGATTTCTACGAATATTACAGTGGTTTGCAAGAAGCGTGGGACGGGCCAGCCCTTTTAGTATTCAGCGATGGCAAAAAAGTTGGTGCAACACTAGATCGTAATGGTTTAAGACCAGCTCGTTATGTAATTACCAAAGATGACTACATCGTTGTCGCTTCCGAAGCTGGTGTAGTGAACTTTCCAGAAGCCGATATTGTCGAGAAAGGTAGACTTGGCCCTGGGCAAATGATTGCCGTGGATTTAGTCAACCATGAAGTGTTAAAGAATTGGGAGATTAAGCAGCGCATTGCCAAGCAGCATCCTTATGGAGAATGGCTGCAAGAATATCGTCAAGAATTAAAGTCATTAGTTATTGGTCATCCGTCATTAGCAAATGGTAATGGCAAAGGACAAATGACAAGTGACAAGCAAACCTTGCTGCAACTTCAAACTGCCTTTGGCTACACCACAGAAGATGTAGAAATGGTGATTCATGAAATGGCGAAGGCAGGTTCAGAGCCGACTTTCTGCATGGGGGATGATATTCCTTTAGCGGTGCTGTCAACAAAACCCCACCTGCTTTATGATTATTTCAAACAGCGCTTTGCTCAGGTGACGAACCCGGCGATTGATCCCCTGCGGGAAAAGTTAGTGATGTCTTTGAAAGTCGAATTGGGTGAACGGGGTAACTTATTAGAACCCAAAGCAGAATATGCTCGGAGATTGAAACTTGAATCGCCAGTGTTAACAGATGGTGAATTAGAAGCAATTAAGCTGTCGGGATTTGCGACAGCTGAGTTGTCAACTCTATTTGCGATCGCCACTGGCCCTGAAGGATTAAAAGCCGCAGTCCAATCTTTACAAGCACAAGCAGCTGAATCAGTCCGGGCAGGTGCAAAGATTTTAATCTTAAGCGATAAGGGAAATGATGGTATCAGCCCAGAAGATACATACATTCCTCCCCTATTAGCAGTGGGTGCTGTACATCATCACCTGATTCGGGAAGGGTTGCGGATGAAAACATCCCTGATTGTCAATACTGCCCAATGCTGGAGTACTCATCACTTTGCTTGTCTGATTGGCTATGGTGCTGGCGCAGTTTGTCCATATATGGCTTTGGATACAGTTCGTGATTGGTGCGTTGATCCCAAAACCCAAAAGTTAATGGAGGTGAAAAAACTTCCAACCCTCAACGTAGAAGAAGCTTTAGGAAACTATCGCAAAGCAGTAGAGTCAGGTTTGCTGAAAATTCTCTCCAAGATGGGAATTTCTCTGCTTTCCAGTTATCAAGCAGCCCAAATCTTTGAAGCTATTGGTCTCGGTGGAGATTTAATTGAACTAGGATTTCGTGGTACGACTTCCCGCATCGGTGGTTTAAGTGTTAGCGAACTCGCTGATGAAGTGCTTTCCTTCCACGTCAAAGCTTTCTCAGAACTGACGACCAAGAAGTTAGAAAACCTGGGCTTTGTGCAATACCGTCCTGGTGGCGAGTACCACATGAATAGCCCCGAAATGGTTAAGGCGCTGCATAAGGCTCTAGATGGCAAAAACTACGACCATTACGAAGTTTACAAAAAGCATCTCCAAGGCAGACCAGTAACGGCATTGCGAGACTTGCTAGACTTCCAAGGCGACTGCACTTCAATTCCTCTAGAAGAAGTAGAGTCGGTAGCTGAAATTGTCAAACGTTTCTGCACCGGGGGCATGTCTTTAGGCGCTTTGTCAAGAGAAGCCCATGAAACTTTAGCGATCGCCATGAATCGCATCGGCGGTAAATCTAACTCTGGGGAAGGCGGCGAAGACTCAGTGCGCTATAAAGTTTTAGATGATGTAGACGAGTCTGGTCACTCGCCAACCCTACCTCATTTAAAAGGATTGCGGAATGGGGATAAAGCCTATAGTGCCATTAAACAAGTTGCATCGGGACGCTTTGGTGTCACGCCAGCGTACCTAGTCAACGCCCAACAAATTGAAATCAAAATTGCCCAAGGTGCCAAGCCTGGGGAAGGTGGACAACTGCCAGGGCCAAAGGTGAGCCAATACATTGCGATGTTAAGGCGCTCGAAGCCAGGTGTAACGCTGATTTCACCACCACCGCACCACGATATCTATTCAATTGAAGACCTAGCGCAACTGATTTTCGATCTGCACCAAATTAATCCCAAAGCAAAGGTATCGGTGAAGCTAGTTTCAGAAGTTGGCATTGGCACGATCGCGGCTGGTGTCGCCAAAGCAAACGCTGATATTATCCAAATTTCTGGACATGATGGTGGTACAGGTGCATCTCCGCTTAGTTCGATTAAACACGCTGGTTCACCGTGGGAATTAGGTTTAAGCGAAGTGCATCGGGTTTTGATGGAAAATAGTTTGCGCGATCGCGTGATTTTACGTGTAGATGGCGGACTCAAGAGTGGCTGGGATGTGGTAATAGGTGCATTGATGGGTGCTGAAGAATTCGGTTTCGGTTCCATCGCCATGATTGCTGAAGGCTGTATCATGGCGCGAGTTTGCCATAAGAATACCTGCCCTGTGGGTGTTGCTACTCAGCAAGAAGAACTCCGTAAACGGTTTACCGGAATACCAGAAAAGGTTGTTAACTTCTTCTACTTCATCGCCGAAGAAGTGCGGAGTTTGTTAGCACTACTTGGCTACCGTTCTTTATCAGAAATAATTGGACGTGCAGATTTGTTGAAACTGCGCAAGGAGGCAAAACTTACCAAAACGCGATCGCTCAACCTAGACTGTTTACTTAATCTGCCAGATACCAGAGACAATCGTAGCTGGTTAGTACATGAAGAAGTCCATAGCAACGGCGTGGTTTTGGATGACAAGTTCCTTGCCGATCCCGACATTCAGACTGCCATTAGGGATCAGTCTACCGTTACCAAGACTTATCCTATTGTCAATACTGACAGAACAGTAGGTACAAGATTAGCGGGTGCGATCGCTTCTCAATACGGTGACAGTGACTTTGAAGGGCAAATTAATCTCAACTTCACAGGTAGCGTAGGGCAAAGCTTTGGTGCATTCAACCTTCCCGGCATAATTCTGACTCTGGAAGGAGAGGCAAACGACTATGTAGGTAAAGGGATGCATGGTGGTGAAATCATCATCAAACCTCCAACTGATGCTACCTATAACGCATCACAAAACGTCATAGTTGGCAATACCTGCCTTTATGGTGCGACTGGTGGCGTGTTATTTGCCAACGGTCTAGCCGGAGAGCGATTTGCTGTGAGAAACTCCAAAGGCATAGCAGTGATTGAAGGCGCTGGGGATCACTGCTGCGAATACATGACTGGTGGTGCGATCGTCGTCCTCGGCAAAGTAGGACGCAACGTTGCTGCTGGAATGACTGGTGGACTGGCATACTTCTTAGATGAAGATGACTCATTTCGTGAGTTAGTCAACCCGGAAATTGTCAAAATCCAACGGGTAATTTCGGAAGTAGGTGCAAAACAACTGCAAGAGTTAATCCAAACTCATGCAGAACGCACTGGTTCACCAAAGGCGAAGAAAATTCTGCAAAACTGGCAAGAATTTTTACCTAAATTCTGGCAGTTGGTTCCACCTTCTGAAGCTGATAGTCCCGAAGCTACTCCTGAAAAAACAACTGAGTTCAGTTTAGTGACTAGTCATTAG
- a CDS encoding phosphodiester glycosidase family protein: MVKMPSCCQSAISDGCARRSHRRFFRATVSPILLTVLCLTTTCATNAQESPENTKPILLSQLPTPALTGVASSGNQISLNGRTLAGTWLQQPGKAGQVTTHLSDGPFRQLIGVNFLNSSNSAKQPIQWFSSVTTPLVLTTRLLGAYRYVDITNFAQTSGWQIEANGNVLVIATPKAQITNIVQSQEPPSATAPLQQARILVNLDRPTPWQVAQGGAIAKPQTPSADPDTPTLKPTTPPNREWTITLDGIADPVLIERYTPQPPAAPPTLLPNLLKQLLPLTPTQPIPPAPDPLIQKVEVVKNQTIISLSVPFGLSPQVSTVANPNRLIIDIRPDPLEERDITWAPGLRWRQHYVNLGTDRFPVVWLEVNPRKFGLTLKPMWASPDGLVGTAPLIQTAQRYLAVAGINGGYFNRNNRLPLGAIRRDNQWLSGPILNRGAIAWNDSGQFYFGRLTLEETLIAANNQRLPILFLNSGYVQSGIARYTPAWGATYTPLTDNEIILVVQKDQITQQLPGGKVGATAVPIPQDGYLLTLRANATSAASQLPIGSAVSISSTTAPTDFSRYPHIIGAGPLLVQNRQIVLDAKAEKFSNAFIAEKAIRSGICTTATGTLIITATHNRVGGYGPNLAEHAQLMQQMGCVDALNLDGGSSTSLYLGGELLDRSPSTAARVHNGIGIFLKPR, encoded by the coding sequence ATGGTAAAAATGCCGAGTTGTTGCCAATCAGCGATTAGCGATGGCTGCGCCCGCCGCAGCCATCGCAGATTTTTCCGGGCTACTGTATCACCAATACTTTTAACAGTACTCTGCTTAACGACTACTTGTGCTACCAACGCCCAGGAGTCGCCGGAAAACACCAAACCAATACTGCTCTCCCAGTTACCTACACCTGCTTTAACTGGTGTAGCATCCTCTGGTAATCAAATTTCCCTTAATGGTCGCACTCTAGCAGGAACTTGGTTACAGCAACCTGGGAAAGCTGGTCAGGTGACAACTCATCTTAGCGATGGGCCATTTAGGCAATTAATCGGAGTAAATTTCTTAAACAGTAGTAATTCAGCGAAGCAACCAATACAGTGGTTTTCGTCGGTGACAACACCACTGGTTTTAACCACCAGGCTATTAGGAGCATATCGCTATGTGGATATTACTAATTTTGCTCAAACATCTGGATGGCAAATCGAAGCCAATGGCAACGTTTTGGTGATCGCTACCCCAAAAGCACAAATCACAAATATTGTTCAGAGTCAGGAACCTCCATCCGCAACTGCGCCTTTGCAACAGGCTCGGATTCTTGTCAATTTAGATCGTCCAACTCCTTGGCAAGTCGCACAAGGAGGAGCGATCGCAAAACCACAAACTCCATCCGCCGATCCAGACACGCCAACTCTCAAACCCACCACACCGCCAAATCGAGAGTGGACAATTACCCTAGATGGAATAGCCGATCCCGTTTTAATAGAACGCTATACCCCTCAGCCACCAGCAGCGCCACCAACATTACTGCCAAACCTGCTCAAACAATTATTACCACTTACACCAACACAACCAATACCACCAGCCCCTGATCCACTGATTCAAAAAGTGGAGGTGGTGAAAAACCAAACAATTATTAGTTTGAGCGTTCCCTTTGGCTTATCGCCTCAAGTTAGCACTGTCGCTAACCCCAATCGCCTGATTATCGATATCCGACCCGATCCTTTAGAAGAACGAGATATTACCTGGGCTCCGGGATTGCGCTGGCGACAACATTATGTCAACTTAGGCACAGATCGCTTCCCAGTAGTCTGGTTAGAAGTGAATCCCCGTAAATTTGGGCTAACCCTGAAACCTATGTGGGCTAGTCCTGATGGACTTGTGGGTACTGCTCCCTTAATTCAAACAGCCCAACGTTACTTAGCAGTCGCTGGAATTAACGGTGGTTATTTTAACCGCAATAACAGATTGCCATTAGGTGCGATTCGCCGGGATAATCAATGGTTATCAGGCCCTATTCTTAACCGGGGTGCGATCGCTTGGAATGATTCAGGCCAATTTTACTTCGGTCGTCTCACCTTAGAAGAAACTTTAATCGCAGCAAATAACCAGCGCCTACCAATTCTGTTTCTTAATAGCGGCTATGTCCAGAGTGGCATTGCCCGTTACACCCCAGCTTGGGGAGCAACTTACACACCCCTAACGGATAACGAAATTATCCTAGTGGTACAAAAAGACCAAATTACTCAACAGTTACCAGGCGGCAAAGTTGGTGCGACGGCTGTTCCCATTCCCCAGGATGGCTACCTACTAACCTTACGCGCTAACGCTACTAGTGCTGCCTCCCAGCTACCTATTGGAAGCGCAGTCAGTATTTCCAGCACCACTGCTCCCACTGATTTTAGTCGTTATCCCCACATTATCGGAGCCGGGCCGCTATTAGTCCAAAATCGTCAAATTGTCCTTGATGCCAAAGCTGAAAAATTCAGCAATGCATTTATTGCAGAAAAGGCTATTCGTAGCGGTATTTGCACGACGGCAACAGGCACATTAATTATTACTGCCACACATAATCGTGTCGGCGGTTATGGCCCTAATTTGGCAGAACATGCCCAATTGATGCAACAGATGGGCTGTGTAGATGCCCTAAATTTGGATGGGGGAAGTTCTACCAGCCTTTACTTAGGAGGCGAACTACTTGACCGATCGCCTAGTACCGCCGCTCGTGTTCATAATGGAATTGGGATTTTCCTGAAACCACGATAA
- a CDS encoding cupin domain-containing protein, translated as MARYQETTQTDTLHLPSTITSRGIAATELRPWGAFTVLEEGRGYKIKRIEVKPGHRLSLQMHHHRSEHWIVVSGTARVTCGEREVLLSNNESTYVPQCTSHRLENPGVIPLVLIEVQNGEYLGEDDIIRYQDDYARTKD; from the coding sequence ATGGCTCGATATCAAGAAACTACACAGACTGACACTCTACACCTACCTTCAACTATCACTTCCAGAGGCATTGCTGCAACTGAGTTACGTCCTTGGGGTGCTTTTACAGTTTTGGAAGAAGGGCGCGGATACAAAATAAAGCGCATCGAAGTTAAGCCCGGACACCGCCTCAGTTTACAAATGCACCACCACCGCAGCGAACATTGGATTGTCGTTTCTGGTACAGCTAGGGTAACTTGTGGTGAGAGAGAAGTACTACTGAGTAATAATGAGTCAACTTATGTACCCCAATGTACATCTCATCGTTTAGAGAATCCTGGTGTGATCCCCTTGGTGTTGATTGAAGTGCAAAATGGCGAATATTTGGGAGAGGACGACATTATCCGCTACCAGGATGACTATGCCCGTACTAAAGATTAA
- a CDS encoding HesB/IscA family protein produces the protein MIHLSQAAASEIGRIKSKQQPNALFRLAVKPGGCSGFFYDMSFDEAIKVGDQVFDLDEMKVVIDATSLNYLNGLRVDYSEDLMGGGFRFHNPQAIASCGCGNSFSITNQ, from the coding sequence ATGATTCATCTGAGTCAAGCAGCCGCAAGTGAAATTGGGCGAATAAAGTCCAAGCAACAGCCAAATGCGTTGTTTCGATTGGCAGTAAAACCAGGTGGTTGTTCCGGTTTTTTTTATGATATGTCCTTCGATGAAGCAATAAAAGTTGGCGACCAAGTTTTCGACTTGGATGAGATGAAAGTAGTCATAGATGCTACAAGCTTAAATTACCTCAACGGGTTGAGGGTAGATTATTCAGAAGACTTAATGGGTGGTGGTTTTCGCTTCCACAATCCCCAGGCGATCGCAAGCTGTGGCTGTGGTAATTCCTTTTCCATAACTAATCAATAA
- the rpsL gene encoding 30S ribosomal protein S12, with amino-acid sequence MPTIQQLIRTEREQARQKTKSPALKQCPQRRGVCTRVYTTTPKKPNSALRKVARVRLTSGFEVTAYIPGIGHNLQEHSVVMIRGGRVKDLPGVRYHIIRGTLDTAGVKDRKQGRSKYGTKRPKVAKK; translated from the coding sequence ATGCCAACAATACAGCAGCTAATACGCACTGAGCGCGAACAAGCGCGTCAGAAAACCAAGTCCCCGGCTCTGAAACAATGCCCTCAACGTCGGGGAGTTTGTACCAGAGTATACACGACCACACCAAAGAAGCCTAACTCCGCTCTACGGAAAGTAGCAAGAGTCAGACTTACCTCTGGATTTGAAGTCACAGCTTACATTCCAGGTATTGGTCACAACTTACAAGAACATTCAGTTGTGATGATTCGTGGCGGTCGGGTTAAGGATCTACCAGGCGTGAGATACCACATTATTCGTGGCACCCTAGATACAGCCGGAGTTAAAGACCGTAAACAAGGGCGTTCCAAGTATGGAACCAAGCGTCCGAAAGTAGCGAAAAAATAG
- the rpsG gene encoding 30S ribosomal protein S7 has protein sequence MSRRGVIQRRPVPSDSVYNSRLVSMIIRRIMRHGKKSLAARIVYEALKTIEERTGNGALETFERAVRNATPLVEVKARRVGGATYQVPMEVRTERGTTLALRWLVQYSRSRPGRTMASKLANELMDAANETGNAIRKREETHRMAEANKAFAHYRY, from the coding sequence ATGTCTCGTCGTGGTGTTATTCAAAGGCGCCCAGTCCCGTCTGACTCCGTATATAACAGTCGCCTTGTGAGCATGATTATCAGACGGATCATGCGTCATGGCAAAAAATCACTTGCCGCCCGAATTGTTTATGAAGCATTGAAAACTATCGAGGAACGCACTGGTAACGGTGCTTTAGAAACCTTTGAAAGAGCAGTGCGAAATGCCACACCTCTAGTAGAAGTAAAAGCTCGACGAGTAGGTGGAGCAACCTACCAAGTACCAATGGAAGTGCGTACAGAACGGGGTACTACCCTAGCACTGCGTTGGTTAGTGCAATATTCCCGGTCTAGACCAGGGCGGACAATGGCAAGCAAATTGGCAAATGAGTTAATGGATGCTGCCAACGAAACAGGCAATGCAATTCGGAAACGCGAAGAAACGCACCGGATGGCGGAAGCTAACAAAGCATTTGCCCACTATCGTTATTAA